Proteins encoded in a region of the Sterolibacterium denitrificans genome:
- a CDS encoding START domain-containing protein yields MNRKTSHAGSHQENLAQALGVMAAAALLTATTGALAQNEPTPGASEPHAYNWQLERTEGPCKSYSSAVAGKEYVAAKAVCDVPARIEVVGTILHDIAGFPSWMADCKETKVLKVEDDEKDTIVFWLHQHIPILRDRDMVLRSTVTVDYAKNLNLIEARSTEDIQYDSGKKLFRMPSFYAQYRLEWIDREHTRVTYLIDPDLGPGLPTGISNMNIRKIPLRSMQGMIKVAADKKYVEAAKTSKYARWVEEALKQGFLK; encoded by the coding sequence AAACCTGGCACAGGCGCTGGGCGTCATGGCAGCCGCCGCGCTGCTGACGGCCACGACCGGCGCACTCGCCCAGAACGAACCCACGCCAGGCGCGAGCGAGCCGCACGCCTACAATTGGCAACTGGAGCGCACCGAAGGGCCATGCAAAAGCTACAGCAGCGCGGTTGCCGGCAAGGAATACGTCGCAGCCAAGGCGGTTTGCGACGTCCCCGCCCGCATCGAGGTGGTCGGCACCATCCTCCACGACATCGCAGGCTTTCCGAGCTGGATGGCCGATTGCAAGGAAACCAAGGTGTTGAAGGTAGAGGATGACGAGAAGGACACCATCGTCTTCTGGCTGCATCAGCATATTCCCATCCTGCGCGACCGCGACATGGTGTTGCGCTCGACGGTGACCGTCGACTACGCGAAGAATCTCAACCTGATCGAGGCGCGTTCGACGGAAGACATCCAGTATGACTCCGGCAAGAAACTTTTCCGCATGCCCTCCTTCTACGCGCAATACCGCCTGGAGTGGATCGACCGCGAGCATACGCGCGTAACCTACCTGATCGATCCGGACCTCGGCCCGGGCCTGCCGACCGGTATTTCCAACATGAACATCCGCAAGATTCCGCTGCGCAGCATGCAGGGAATGATCAAGGTCGCCGCAGACAAGAAATATGTCGAAGCCGCCAAAACCAGCAAGTACGCGCGCTGGGTCGAGGAAGCGCTCAAGCAGGGCTTCCTCAAGTAA
- a CDS encoding crotonase/enoyl-CoA hydratase family protein, with the protein MSGGNERIRVSIEGDIACVTLNRPDKHNGMDFAMLRAMVRVQKQLKRRRDIRAVILDGAGPSFCAGLDFKSALARPLETLLMGLQLWWPWRNRFQRWSMGWRDLGVPVIALVHGNCFGAGMQLALGADFRISAPDARYSLMEAKWGLIPDMGGTPLLRDLVPLDVAKELVMTGRVIAAAEAHALGLVTHVSNDPLAHARQLVAEIAMRSPDAVAAGKFLLQRAYAVADGDALRAERRWQRRIIGRANQRAAVARNSGPGALDGKPVRPWEKRRIG; encoded by the coding sequence ATGAGCGGCGGGAACGAGCGCATCCGCGTCAGTATCGAGGGCGACATCGCCTGCGTGACGCTGAACCGACCCGATAAGCACAACGGCATGGATTTCGCCATGTTGCGGGCCATGGTCCGGGTGCAGAAGCAACTCAAGCGCCGGCGCGACATTCGCGCGGTGATCCTGGATGGGGCCGGGCCGTCGTTCTGCGCCGGGCTCGACTTCAAGTCGGCGCTGGCGCGGCCGCTCGAAACGCTGCTGATGGGCCTGCAATTGTGGTGGCCGTGGCGCAACCGCTTCCAGCGCTGGAGCATGGGCTGGCGCGATCTCGGCGTGCCGGTGATTGCGCTGGTCCATGGCAACTGCTTCGGGGCGGGGATGCAACTGGCGCTGGGTGCGGATTTCCGCATCAGCGCGCCGGATGCGCGCTATTCGCTGATGGAAGCCAAGTGGGGGCTGATTCCCGACATGGGTGGCACGCCCTTGCTGCGCGACCTGGTGCCGCTCGACGTGGCCAAGGAACTCGTCATGACAGGCCGCGTCATCGCCGCCGCCGAGGCGCACGCGCTCGGTCTGGTGACCCATGTCAGCAACGATCCGCTGGCCCATGCGCGGCAACTGGTCGCCGAGATCGCCATGCGTTCACCGGATGCGGTGGCGGCGGGCAAGTTCCTGCTGCAACGCGCTTATGCCGTGGCCGATGGCGATGCCCTGCGCGCCGAACGACGCTGGCAACGCCGCATCATCGGACGGGCCAATCAGCGTGCGGCCGTCGCGCGCAATAGTGGACCGGGTGCACTGGATGGAAAACCCGTCAGGCCATGGGAAAAGCGCCGGATCGGATAG
- a CDS encoding OmpW/AlkL family protein — protein sequence MKKSIYRIAVTPLLLAGTWAGLGAASPAHAAPGDLVMTMGFVSINNSRSSSTPQHNQLDPNTLGPKLGLVPTSFSSPGTEQTVGNALKPILTLSYFMTDHIAITAVGGVPPVLDVTGHGSVTTPGLLSGVVPPVEMGKPANNPVATARHWFPSVMVQYHFGEKDDAWHPFVGVGLGYSFFTNVKLGANFDNNLKLAGGFIADPLNAIVGKAQVSTEAKASGRIRPLFNAGVSYMLDDKWSLGASVSYVPIKTVATIRVRDKTGNVVLTSKANLDIPTVATSATVGYHF from the coding sequence ATGAAGAAATCGATCTACCGCATTGCAGTTACCCCGCTGTTGCTGGCCGGAACATGGGCAGGACTTGGCGCCGCCAGTCCGGCCCATGCCGCCCCCGGCGACCTGGTCATGACCATGGGCTTCGTCAGCATCAACAACTCGCGCAGTTCCAGTACGCCGCAGCACAACCAGCTCGACCCCAACACGCTCGGCCCGAAACTGGGGCTCGTGCCGACCAGTTTCAGCTCGCCGGGCACCGAACAGACCGTCGGCAACGCACTCAAGCCGATCCTGACGCTGAGCTATTTCATGACCGATCACATCGCCATCACGGCGGTGGGCGGCGTGCCGCCGGTACTCGATGTGACCGGGCATGGCTCGGTGACCACGCCCGGGCTGCTCAGTGGGGTGGTTCCCCCTGTGGAAATGGGCAAGCCGGCGAACAACCCGGTGGCGACGGCCCGGCACTGGTTTCCTTCGGTGATGGTGCAGTACCACTTCGGTGAAAAAGACGACGCCTGGCATCCCTTCGTCGGCGTGGGCCTGGGCTACAGCTTCTTCACCAATGTCAAGCTGGGCGCGAATTTCGACAACAATCTGAAGCTGGCCGGTGGGTTCATCGCGGATCCCTTGAACGCCATCGTTGGCAAGGCTCAGGTTTCGACCGAAGCCAAGGCCTCCGGCCGCATCCGCCCCCTGTTCAATGCCGGCGTGAGCTACATGCTCGACGACAAATGGTCCCTGGGCGCATCGGTTTCCTATGTGCCGATCAAGACGGTCGCCACCATCCGCGTCCGCGACAAGACCGGCAATGTTGTGCTGACCAGCAAGGCCAATCTCGATATTCCAACCGTGGCGACTTCGGCAACGGTGGGCTATCACTTCTAA